A window of the Thermoleophilia bacterium SCSIO 60948 genome harbors these coding sequences:
- a CDS encoding sigma-70 family RNA polymerase sigma factor, with translation MRGKTKAWLAEEGRFTALYRECAADLLVYLTRRVWDSQIAMDLTAETFAHALAKRAQFKGSDVDAARAWIYSIAQSKLARFYRDGEIERRALGRFGFEPPELSEEEFRRVEELAGSERRREAVRRAMDGLSEDHRSVLELRIVRELGYPEIAERLEVSEQTARARVSRGLSALARRIDAIESRSEGAA, from the coding sequence ATGAGAGGCAAGACGAAAGCCTGGCTGGCCGAGGAGGGGCGCTTCACGGCGCTCTACCGGGAGTGCGCGGCGGACTTGCTCGTGTATCTCACGCGCCGGGTCTGGGACTCGCAGATCGCGATGGACCTGACCGCCGAGACGTTCGCCCACGCGCTCGCCAAGCGAGCGCAGTTCAAGGGCTCCGACGTCGATGCCGCGCGTGCCTGGATCTACTCGATCGCCCAGTCGAAGCTGGCGCGCTTCTACCGCGACGGTGAGATCGAGCGGCGCGCACTCGGCCGGTTCGGGTTCGAGCCGCCAGAGCTGAGCGAGGAGGAGTTCCGGCGTGTCGAGGAGCTCGCGGGCAGCGAGCGCCGACGCGAGGCGGTCCGGCGAGCGATGGACGGGCTCTCCGAGGACCACCGTTCGGTGCTCGAGCTCCGGATCGTGCGCGAGCTCGGCTATCCCGAGATCGCGGAGCGACTCGAGGTCAGCGAGCAGACGGCAAGGGCGCGGGTCTCACGTGGACTCAGCGCTCTGGCAAGGCGGATCGACGCGATCGAGTCGCGAAGCGAAGGAGCAGCATGA
- a CDS encoding 6-phosphofructokinase, whose amino-acid sequence MRIGVLTAGGDCPGLNAVIRAVARSAMLEGNEAVGILRGYEGLAKREYMDLDMKTVSGILHLGGTIVGTSSFEPHTEKAVPQIVEAFEKDSLDAVVAIGGEHTMEITRKLYADDGLPLVGVPKTIDNDVVGTDYTFGFDTAVQTATSAIDRLHSTAQSHNRLMIVEVMGRNAGWIAAHCGIAGGADAILIPEKPTTVEEVAAGIMKRHDRGKDFSIIVVSEGAHVTKDGEQLNQPGDEVDEYGYPRLGGIGAVLAGALEEQTGYESRVTVLGHVQRGGTPTSTDRILATRYGVKAYEMVKAGEFGRMASSQGSKMTSVPLEETKGIKEVDLDLLDIARRFYG is encoded by the coding sequence GTGCGGATCGGAGTGCTGACAGCCGGCGGGGATTGCCCCGGCCTCAACGCGGTGATCCGCGCGGTCGCTCGCTCGGCGATGCTCGAGGGCAACGAGGCGGTCGGGATCCTGCGTGGCTACGAGGGCCTTGCCAAGCGCGAGTACATGGACCTCGACATGAAGACCGTCAGCGGCATTCTCCACCTCGGCGGGACGATAGTCGGGACCTCGAGCTTCGAGCCCCACACCGAGAAGGCCGTCCCGCAGATCGTCGAGGCGTTCGAGAAGGACTCGCTCGACGCAGTCGTCGCGATCGGCGGCGAGCACACGATGGAGATCACCCGCAAGCTCTACGCCGACGACGGCCTGCCGCTCGTCGGCGTCCCGAAGACGATCGACAACGACGTCGTCGGCACCGACTACACGTTCGGCTTCGACACCGCGGTCCAGACCGCCACCTCGGCGATCGACCGCCTCCACTCGACCGCCCAGTCCCACAATCGGCTGATGATCGTCGAGGTCATGGGCCGGAACGCCGGCTGGATCGCCGCCCACTGCGGGATCGCCGGCGGCGCCGATGCGATCCTGATCCCCGAGAAGCCGACCACCGTCGAGGAGGTCGCGGCCGGGATCATGAAGCGCCACGACCGCGGCAAGGATTTCTCGATCATCGTCGTCTCCGAGGGCGCGCACGTCACGAAGGACGGCGAGCAGCTCAATCAGCCGGGCGACGAGGTCGACGAGTACGGCTACCCGCGACTCGGCGGGATCGGCGCCGTCCTCGCTGGCGCGCTCGAGGAACAGACGGGCTACGAGAGCCGCGTCACGGTCCTCGGCCACGTCCAGCGCGGCGGCACCCCGACCTCTACCGACCGCATCCTCGCCACCCGCTACGGCGTCAAGGCCTACGAGATGGTCAAGGCGGGCGAGTTCGGCCGTATGGCATCGAGTCAGGGCTCGAAGATGACCTCCGTCCCGCTCGAGGAGACGAAGGGCATCAAGGAGGTCGACCTCGACCTCCTCGACATCGCGCGTCGCTTCTACGGCTGA
- a CDS encoding ABC transporter substrate-binding protein, whose protein sequence is MKATSRYKPVAFATMLFAAMSMLAACSATEGASGASEGRVYLSAPLSGPDAVAGRDIADGAKLALDQAEGEAAGVEISLEVMDSAAKSESGWNAAVVGDNARAAIQDAGGLAYIGDFTSGATRTSLPLTNSAGMLQVSPSASAMDLVIEPGTLSDPNEDYAVGGQRTFARVVPSDDFQAEAAAEIAERSGLNRIVVVTDGSEYGDVMADAFTERARELGVGVGAGGGDPLEQRRSGQQVAPGTDLGTYLAVESEGFEKNSTVPSGEEIWPDALLGPGDGRLAPVDGDEIGALRGIPRAVAGAQLPEQLPVSGEAFVERFEDIYGREPGRFAAYGYESMALVLDAIERGASDRGVRREDIVDEAFLTQDRDSVLGTYSIDDTGETTLEGVGVALSIPLGFAGSPGRPLGEVGSLRFLEERLGGD, encoded by the coding sequence GTGAAGGCGACGAGCCGTTACAAGCCTGTCGCCTTTGCGACGATGTTGTTCGCCGCGATGTCGATGCTCGCGGCGTGCTCGGCGACCGAAGGGGCCTCTGGGGCCTCCGAGGGACGTGTCTACCTGAGCGCGCCGTTGAGCGGCCCGGACGCTGTCGCAGGGCGCGACATCGCCGACGGCGCGAAGCTCGCCCTCGACCAGGCCGAGGGGGAGGCCGCCGGGGTCGAGATCTCGCTCGAGGTCATGGATTCGGCGGCGAAGTCCGAGAGTGGCTGGAATGCGGCGGTCGTCGGAGACAACGCCCGCGCGGCGATCCAGGATGCCGGCGGCCTCGCCTACATCGGCGACTTCACCTCGGGTGCGACGCGGACCTCGCTGCCGCTCACGAACAGCGCCGGGATGCTCCAGGTCTCGCCGTCGGCCTCGGCGATGGACCTGGTGATCGAGCCCGGGACCCTGTCGGACCCGAACGAGGACTACGCGGTGGGGGGCCAGCGGACGTTCGCGCGGGTTGTGCCGTCGGATGATTTCCAGGCCGAGGCGGCGGCCGAGATCGCCGAGCGCTCCGGGCTGAATCGCATAGTCGTGGTCACCGACGGCTCGGAGTACGGGGATGTCATGGCGGATGCGTTCACCGAGCGGGCGCGTGAGCTCGGGGTCGGCGTAGGTGCGGGTGGCGGGGATCCGCTCGAGCAGCGGCGGTCGGGCCAGCAGGTCGCGCCGGGAACCGACCTCGGCACCTATCTGGCGGTCGAGTCGGAGGGGTTTGAGAAGAACAGCACGGTGCCCTCCGGAGAGGAGATCTGGCCGGACGCTCTGCTCGGGCCGGGTGACGGGCGACTCGCACCGGTCGACGGTGACGAGATCGGGGCGCTCCGTGGCATCCCGAGAGCCGTCGCCGGTGCGCAGCTGCCCGAGCAGCTGCCGGTGTCGGGCGAGGCTTTCGTCGAGCGATTCGAGGACATCTACGGACGCGAGCCCGGGCGCTTTGCCGCCTATGGCTACGAGTCGATGGCGCTCGTGCTCGACGCGATCGAGCGCGGAGCGTCGGACCGTGGGGTCCGGCGCGAGGACATCGTCGACGAGGCGTTCCTGACGCAGGATCGAGACTCCGTGCTCGGGACGTACTCGATCGATGACACGGGGGAGACGACCCTCGAGGGGGTCGGGGTCGCGTTGTCGATACCGCTCGGATTCGCCGGTTCTCCGGGCCGGCCGCTCGGCGAGGTCGGTTCGCTGCGATTCCTCGAGGAGCGCCTCGGCGGCGACTGA